The following coding sequences lie in one Vanessa atalanta chromosome 1, ilVanAtal1.2, whole genome shotgun sequence genomic window:
- the LOC125077081 gene encoding uncharacterized protein LOC125077081, with the protein MEEELSENDLEDQMYAMLHYVDETQTNVNINEKEINVDENVPRIKRYWRTNDDQNSIYKKVNTPKEPAIINNVNDTDQPKAKGEKNSPTNSTVDLSIFEQPVSVNVKKTIEILENEDANCIVELESSDEDEVIEVALPPKPTITIDSSDEDVCSVSNNSPTQISNKTTQEKPNGDREKTASPVPSVVSSVSDEFIRGDCIALNISSKHPNNQSFDFSLHASDLLDQTPSKKKKKKRNKDATSTPIPNNSPNTSTANSIDECFATPKSKAKKKRQRTKSYRASEKSIPCADVYDSSSNQSMNDNNKNQSPYIVTDKSLPNTDVYESDSNQSENIKEDTPQITLSVTRDEEDSDSRVLDNPITTTPKTAKKRINETINKVVIVDLTTPASTTIDENIVMANVTGFTEVDDYYDENIVPQKDISKCGSTKIPDILNADLDFDNLKGNNKTCKLRQFSLNTLRAEMEKFYNESWGGEEFNHREIQKNMSRDKSLWVIDPKDRNPSMSKRKITCNYCNRAGHRDDTCRMKPPICFMCGSAGHFEPRCPRKICVNCGSPNHSYFTMCRNCCNWGSIKCAECGQNGHPSSHCPDIWRRYHNTINLDSPLVENRQLKAYHQMFCSGCTRSGHLIHTCRVTLPFSGLPINSPYVAVYRPVYTQSNQNIQRNNEQNKQMHKNRNVIQDITPSCLTASNQRSSLLKRQSKSPVSHDSHQNKKRYNSISNDNIPSQVTKSPLNNNSQRKNSQSRDQPPPINKCTSEPIKNAKKGVENQMVEKAPDFIPITTENHDKRGQIIQDNEVSDTSEVITSARVNITKKIVDKLKMDEGKMWLNEILKKNNVTLENEDITFYLSVRGTVGNQEAFQSEFWEGIRCKYLTKERIMSENEVDLTQEPNIVQNDLSNNIPKNRNNVLRKLSKAFDSLKKELGDPKAMYKELVYLQNRHQQLLNQKVISPKQLSNNRDNINSMLRKLNMVLLGQAGLADGSMHMSELYSLQEKLANFRQKNIPTNLRQEIGEHFHCIFAAIPRSDYSDLLGEYYINKQKPSFKRKKYDKSFKVSPKSKKSKMFNTIPNYQKNINSGREIIFENDENESSSLNRPAVKKTKNKLVFYHRRLLHSPTNDIILKRMRSDLMKELHMNIALLSNKNQVSSKDLKKMRKVQEQAQSFLTNV; encoded by the exons atGGAAGAG GAGCTTAGCGAAAATGATTTGGAAGACCAAATGTATGCCATGCTTCACTATGTGGACGAAACTCAGACAAATGTAAACATTAACGAAAAGGAAATAAATGTCGATGAAAATGTACCTCGTATAAAACGGTACTGGCGTACTAACGATGATCAAaattctatctataaaaaagtaaatacccCAAAAGAACCCGCTATAATCAATAATGTAAATGACACAGACCAACCCAAAGCAAAAGGTGAGAAAAATAGTCCTACTAATTCAACGGTAGACTTATCCATTTTTGAACAGCCAGTGTcggttaatgttaaaaaaaccaTAGAAATACTAGAAAATGAGGATGCAAACTGTATTGTGGAACTTGAATCTAGTGATGAAGATGAGGTTATTGAGGTGGCATTGCCTCCAAAACCAACCATCACAATTGACAGTTCAGATGAAGATGTATGCTCTGTTTCGAATAACTCCCCAACAcagatttcaaataaaacaacacaAGAGAAACCCAATGGTGATAGAGAAAAGACGGCAAGCCCTGTTCCTTCAGTGGTATCGTCAGTTTCAGACGAGTTTATCAGAGGTGATTGCATAGCATTGAATATTTCTTCAAAACATCCTAATAATCAAAGTTTTGACTTTAGCCTACATGCCTCTGATCTATTAGATCAGACAccttcaaagaaaaaaaagaaaaagagaaaTAAGGATGCAACATCAACCCCAATACCTAATAATTCACCGAACACATCTACTGCCAACTCTATAGATGAATGTTTTGCAACACCCAAGagtaaagcaaaaaaaaagagGCAAAGAACCAAATCATATAGGGCATCTGAAAAGAGTATTCCATGTGCGGATGTTTATGATTCAAGTAGTAATCAATCAATGAATGATAACAACAAAAATCAGAGTCCTTATATAGTAACAGATAAAAGCTTGCCAAATACAGATGTTTATGAATCAGATTCAAATCAATCTGAAAACATAAAAGAAGACACTCCACAAATAACACTCTCAGTAACCAGGGATGAAGAAGATTCAGACAGTAGAGTGTTAGATAATCCTATAACAACAACTCCTAAAACTGCCAAAAAGAGAATCaatgaaactataaataaagttgTGATTGTTGATCTAACAACACCAGCTTCTACAACCATCGATGAAAATATAGTAATGGCAAATGTCACTGGATTTACCGAAGTTGATGACTATTATGATGAAAATATAGTTCCTCAAAAAGATATTTCAAAGTGTGGATCAACAAAAATACCAGACATATTGAATGCTGATCTTGATTTTGATAACTTGAAAGGCAACAATAAAACATGCAAACTACGACAGTTCTCTCTTAATACTCTCAGGGCTGAAAtggaaaaattttataatgaaagttGGGGCGGAGAGGAATTTAATCATCGAGAAATACAGAAAAATATGtcaa gagACAAAAGTTTGTGGGTAATAGATCCTAAAGACAGAAATCCATCAATGTCAAAACGAAAAATCAC ctGCAATTATTGTAACCGTGCTGGACACCGTGATGATACCTGTCGCATGAAGCCACCGATTTGTTTTATGTGTGGCTCAGCTGGTCATTTTGAGCCCCGATGCCCTAGAAAAATTTGCGTTAAT tgtGGATCACCAAACCACTCATATTTTACTATGTGTCGAAATTGCTGCAACTGGGGTTCCATCAAATGTGCTGAATGTGGGCAAAATGGACATCCATCCAGCCATTGCCCAGACATTTGGCGACGATACCATAATACT ATAAATTTGGACTCACCACTGGTCGAGAATCGTCAATTAAAGGCGTATCACCAAATGTTTTGCAGTGGATGTACTCGTAGTGGTCATTTGATTCACACGTGTCGGGTGACTTTGCCATTCTCAGGATTACCAATAAATTCTCCTTATGTGGCAGTGTACCGACCTGTTTACACTCAAAGTAACCAAAACATTCAACGCAATAatgaacaaaacaaacaaatgcATAAAAACAGAAATGTTATCCAAGATATTACCCCATCCTGTCTTACCGCATCGAACCAGAGGAGCTCACTACTAAAACGTCAGTCTAAATCACCGGTGAGTCATGACtctcatcaaaataaaaagaggtATAATAGTATATCCAATGATAACATACCATCTCAAGTTACGAAAAGTCCGTTGAACAATAATTCGCAAAGAAAAAATTCTCAGAGCAGAGATCAGCCACCACCTATTAATAAGTGCACCTCAGAACCAATTAAAAACGCTAAAAAAGGAGTAGAAAATCAAATGGTTGAAAAAGCTCCAGATTTTATACCAATAACAACAGAAAATCATGACAAGAGAGGACAAATCATTCAAGACAATGAAGTATCTGATACAAGTGAAGTTATTACTTCAGCTAGAGTTAACATTACGAAGAAAATAGTAGATAAGCTTAAGATGGATGAAGGTAAAATGTGGTTGAACGAAATACTTAAGAAAAACAATGTGACTCTCGAAAATGAagacataactttttatttaagtgttagAGGAACAGTTGGTAACCAGGAAGCTTTCCAATCCGAATTCTGGGAAGGCATCAGATGTAAATATCTTACAAAAGAACGCATTATGTCTGAGAATGAAGTCGATTTAACACAAGAACCGAATATCGTCCAAAACGATTTAAGCAATAACATACCTAAAAATAGGAATAATGTTTTGCGTAAACTGAGCAAGGCTTTCGACTCCTTGAAAAAAGAATTAGGTGATCCCAAAGCTATGTATAAGGAATTAGTTTACCTCCAAAATCGTCATCAACAATTGCTTAATCAAAAAGTTATTAGTCCGAAACAGCTCTCCAACAATAGGGACAACATTAATAGTATGCTACGAAAACTCAATATGGTACTCTTGGGTCAGGCTGGTCTCGCAGATGGCTCTATGCATATGAGTGAATTGTATTCATTACAAGAAAAGTTGGCTAACTTTCGACAGAAAAATATACCGACAAATCTACGGCAAGAAATCGGAGAACACTTCCATTGTATATTTGCTGCCATTCCAAGAAGCGATTATTCTGACCTCCTTGgtgaatattatatcaataaacaaaaacCATCCttcaaaagaaagaaatatgaCAAGTCGTTTAAAGTTAGTCCCAAatctaaaaaaagtaaaatgtttaatacgATTCCAAATTATCAGAAGAATATAAATTCTGGAAGGGAAATAATATTTGAGAATGACGAGAATGAATCGTCTTCATTGAATAGACCCGCGGTTaagaaaactaaaaacaaattagTTTTCTACCACAGAAGACTATTACATTCACCAACTAATGATATAATCCTCAAAAGGATGAGAAGTGATCTTATGAAAGAACTGCATATGAACATTGCTTTATTAAGCAATAAGAATCAAGTTTCTTCAAAAGACTTGAAAAAGATGAGGAAAGTTCAAGAACAAGCGCAATCGTTCTTGACTAATGTTTAG
- the LOC125067003 gene encoding peptidyl-alpha-hydroxyglycine alpha-amidating lyase 1-like isoform X2, translating into MCNISFIKNMFKMFVVILLYLTCIFARRFPEEDYTGGYFDSQYARTKTALEKLEHAPQWIPNWPDSAVKMGQVSGVALDTSGLLLVFHRATNSWDLNTFTDRNVYQGIGDPPIAEPTILVFNETGDLLDSWGQNLFYIPHGITVDNKGNVWVTDVALHQVFKFTPENRIKPAMVLGEKFIPGDDDEHFCKPSAVAVHSSGDFFVADGYCNTRIVKFAADGTKILQWGKRFGDGPFVLKVPHALALAEDRGELCAADREHGRLACFRADSGAFSVAFRHWLVGPRLFSLAYAPVHGGRLYIVNGPALGGGVPVRGYAIDYTSGKLIQTFAPDDGFSNPHDIAVTPDGSAVYVAELNPPRVVRFGSEPAASATRVAGDARVAAIASVAAVASSNVTHVTATATAIDGK; encoded by the exons ATGTGCAATATCAGTTTCATTAAGAATATGTTCAAAATGTTTGTGgtgatattgttatatttgactTGTATTTTTGCAAGAAGG tTTCCGGAAGAAGATTACACAGGGGGCTACTTCGATAGCCAGTATGCTAGAACAAAAACCGCGCTGGAAAAGTTAGAACACg CTCCGCAATGGATTCCGAATTGGCCAGATTCAGCGGTAAAAATGGGTCAGGTATCTGGAGTAGCATTGGACACGTCAGGGCTACTCCTTGTCTTCCACCGGGCGACCAATTCATGGGATCTCAACACTTTCACAGACAGAAATGTGTACCAGGGCATTGGTGATCCTCCAATAGCTGAGCCAACAATACTTGTATTTAATGAAACAGGAGATTTACTTGACTCCTGGGGACAAAACCT TTTCTACATTCCTCATGGCATCACAGTGGACAATAAAGGCAATGTTTGGGTGACAGATGTAGCTCTACATCAGGTCTTTAAGTTCACACCTGAAAATCGAATTAAACCAGCTATGGTGCTCGGGGAAAA ATTTATACCAGGAGATGACGATGAACACTTCTGCAAGCCAAGTGCAGTGGCTGTTCACTCATCTGGTGATTTCTTTGTAGCGGATGGATACTGTAACACACGCATTGTTAAGTTTGCAGCTGACGGAACTAAGATACTGCAGTGGGGGAAAC GGTTCGGCGACGGCCCGTTCGTGCTGAAGGTGCCGCACGCGCTGGCGCTGGCGGAGGACCGCGGCGAGCTGTGCGCGGCGGACCGCGAGCACGGGCGGCTGGCGTGCTTCCGGGCGGACTCCGGCGCCTTCTCCGTCGCCTTCAGGCACTGGCTCGTGGGACCCAGGCTGTTCAGTCTCGCCTACGCGCCCGTGCACG GCGGTCGACTGTACATCGTGAACGGTCCGGCGCTGGGAGGCGGCGTGCCGGTGCGCGGCTACGCCATAGATTATACATCGGGGAAACTCATACAAACCTTCGCACCGGACGATGg GTTCAGCAACCCGCACGACATCGCGGTGACGCCGGACGGCAGTGCCGTGTACGTTGCGGAGCTGAACCCGCCACGCGTCGTGCGTTTCGGGAGCGAACCCGCTGCGTCCGCCACACGCGTCGCCGGTGACGCACGCGTCGCTGCCATCGCGTCGGTCGCAGCCGTCGCGTCGAGCAACGTAACACACGTCACGGCCACGGCTACCGCCATTGACGGTAAGtag
- the LOC125067003 gene encoding peptidyl-alpha-hydroxyglycine alpha-amidating lyase 1-like isoform X1, translated as MCNISFIKNMFKMFVVILLYLTCIFARRFPEEDYTGGYFDSQYARTKTALEKLEHAPQWIPNWPDSAVKMGQVSGVALDTSGLLLVFHRATNSWDLNTFTDRNVYQGIGDPPIAEPTILVFNETGDLLDSWGQNLFYIPHGITVDNKGNVWVTDVALHQVFKFTPENRIKPAMVLGEKFIPGDDDEHFCKPSAVAVHSSGDFFVADGYCNTRIVKFAADGTKILQWGKRFGDGPFVLKVPHALALAEDRGELCAADREHGRLACFRADSGAFSVAFRHWLVGPRLFSLAYAPVHGGRLYIVNGPALGGGVPVRGYAIDYTSGKLIQTFAPDDGFSNPHDIAVTPDGSAVYVAELNPPRVVRFGSEPAASATRVAGDARVAAIASVAAVASSNVTHVTATATAIDEGAWWGAWSGARGGAAGGALAALGAALLLALCRARSRGKHAREPLLS; from the exons ATGTGCAATATCAGTTTCATTAAGAATATGTTCAAAATGTTTGTGgtgatattgttatatttgactTGTATTTTTGCAAGAAGG tTTCCGGAAGAAGATTACACAGGGGGCTACTTCGATAGCCAGTATGCTAGAACAAAAACCGCGCTGGAAAAGTTAGAACACg CTCCGCAATGGATTCCGAATTGGCCAGATTCAGCGGTAAAAATGGGTCAGGTATCTGGAGTAGCATTGGACACGTCAGGGCTACTCCTTGTCTTCCACCGGGCGACCAATTCATGGGATCTCAACACTTTCACAGACAGAAATGTGTACCAGGGCATTGGTGATCCTCCAATAGCTGAGCCAACAATACTTGTATTTAATGAAACAGGAGATTTACTTGACTCCTGGGGACAAAACCT TTTCTACATTCCTCATGGCATCACAGTGGACAATAAAGGCAATGTTTGGGTGACAGATGTAGCTCTACATCAGGTCTTTAAGTTCACACCTGAAAATCGAATTAAACCAGCTATGGTGCTCGGGGAAAA ATTTATACCAGGAGATGACGATGAACACTTCTGCAAGCCAAGTGCAGTGGCTGTTCACTCATCTGGTGATTTCTTTGTAGCGGATGGATACTGTAACACACGCATTGTTAAGTTTGCAGCTGACGGAACTAAGATACTGCAGTGGGGGAAAC GGTTCGGCGACGGCCCGTTCGTGCTGAAGGTGCCGCACGCGCTGGCGCTGGCGGAGGACCGCGGCGAGCTGTGCGCGGCGGACCGCGAGCACGGGCGGCTGGCGTGCTTCCGGGCGGACTCCGGCGCCTTCTCCGTCGCCTTCAGGCACTGGCTCGTGGGACCCAGGCTGTTCAGTCTCGCCTACGCGCCCGTGCACG GCGGTCGACTGTACATCGTGAACGGTCCGGCGCTGGGAGGCGGCGTGCCGGTGCGCGGCTACGCCATAGATTATACATCGGGGAAACTCATACAAACCTTCGCACCGGACGATGg GTTCAGCAACCCGCACGACATCGCGGTGACGCCGGACGGCAGTGCCGTGTACGTTGCGGAGCTGAACCCGCCACGCGTCGTGCGTTTCGGGAGCGAACCCGCTGCGTCCGCCACACGCGTCGCCGGTGACGCACGCGTCGCTGCCATCGCGTCGGTCGCAGCCGTCGCGTCGAGCAACGTAACACACGTCACGGCCACGGCTACCGCCATTGACG AGGGCGCGTGGTGGGGCGCGTGGAGCGGCGCGCGGGGCGGCGCGGCGGGGGGCGCGCTGGCCGCGCTCGGCGCCGCGCTGCTGCTGGCGCTGTGCCGCGCGCGCTCTCGCGGTAAGCACGCGCGCGAGCCGCTGCTCTCGTAG
- the LOC125063933 gene encoding methyltransferase-like protein 25B isoform X1: MSNQEDTVKTAVNMCLKVIKMYEWLLNLYVLDFFVDNHWMKLPMSWQRCFGDMDPKDLGDIINGEKNKCILPLSFLALLKAITSLNIPRTGSYKYTILNQELERNIGHPKLKNLYLKHVKLKKRHEISLMSDFVYSTAIKSKCNAVLDFGSGLGHLVRILNYKYNLSAVGIEMQTQLTEEARKLDLEFEYTAKKHLTDECMTNLLRPTHCNVTLTSLDQLYQISLPKNAKRYGLIGLHPCGDLGPLLIKHFVKSDKVKFICVVGCCYMKLSCNNEPCGYPMSTYVRELDNSLTYISREIACHAIETYCQKLCRGDYKDLKVHAYRAALEKILVEMDPEFKHMPIRSVKHTNDMSFESYCEAALRHSPLQSLQTKSVEEELKQWKRVVVLYTLRLMIAPLVETVILLDRLIYILEHGIPCAIYPVFDPKISPRNHIIVGIKS, translated from the exons atGAGTAACCAAGAAGACACTGTAAAAACAGCAGTGAATATGTGCTTAAAAgtcataaaaatgtatgaatgGCTCTTGAATCTCTATGTTTTG gaTTTCTTTGTTGACAATCATTGGATGAAACTACCAATGTCATGGCAACGATGTTTTGGAGATATGGACCCAAAAGATTtgggtgatattataaatggggaaaaaaataaatgtatattacctTTGTCTTTCTTAGCTTTGTTAAAAGCCATAACGAGTCTTAACATACCCCGAACTGgttcatacaaatatacaatacttAATCAAGAATTAGAACGCAATATAGGCCACCCTAAactaaaaaacttatatttaaaacatgttaaattaaaaaaaagacatgaaATCAGTTTAATGTCTGATTTTGTATATAGTACGGCTATAAAGAGTAAGTGCAATGCAGTACTAGATTTTGGATCTGGATTGGGACACCTAGTAAGAATACtcaactataaatataacttatcagCCGTGGGAATTGAAATGCAGACACAGTTGACGGAGGAAGCTAG AAAACTTGATTTGGAATTTGAATATACTgctaaaaaacatttaacagaTGAATGTATGACCAACCTTCTTAGACCAACACATTGCAATGTCACATTGACATCATTAGATCAGTTGTATCAGATATCATTACCAAAAAATGCTAAAAGGTATGGTTTAATTGGTCTTCATCCATGTGGAGATTTAGGTCCATTATTGATTAAACACTTTGTTAAAAGTGACAAGGTGAAGTTTATATGTGTTGTTGGTTGCTGTTACATGAAGTTATCATGCAATAATGAACCTTGTGGTTACCCAATGAGCACATATGTGAGGGAGTTAGATAATTCACTGACTTATATTAGTAGAGAGATAGCTTGCCATGCAATAGAAACATACTGTCAAAAGTTATGCAGAGGTGACTATAAAGATTTAAag gtACACGCCTACAGAGCtgctttagaaaaaatattggtGGAAATGGATCCAGAATTCAAGCATATGCCAATCAGAAGTGTGAAGCACACTAATGACATGTCATTTGAAAg CTATTGTGAAGCAGCTCTTCGACATTCTCCTCTCCAGTCATTGCAAACTAAAAGTGTAGAGGAGGAATTGAAGCAATGGAAACGCGTAGTTGTTTTGTACACGTTACGCCTCATGATCGCACCACTTGTCGAAACTGTCATCCTTTTGGACAGgctgatatatattttagaacatg GTATACCCTGTGCAATATATCCCGTCTTTGATCCGAAGATATCTCCACGCAATCACATAATTGTTGGAATAAAgtcttaa
- the LOC125063933 gene encoding methyltransferase-like protein 25B isoform X2 — MSNQEDTVKTAVNMCLKVIKMYEWLLNLYVLDFFVDNHWMKLPMSWQRCFGDMDPKDLGDIINGEKNKCILPLSFLALLKAITSLNIPRTGSYKYTILNQELERNIGHPKLKNLYLKHVKLKKRHEISLMSDFVYSTAIKSKCNAVLDFGSGLGHLVRILNYKYNLSAVGIEMQTQLTEEARKLDLEFEYTAKKHLTDECMTNLLRPTHCNVTLTSLDQLYQISLPKNAKRYGLIGLHPCGDLGPLLIKHFVKSDKVKFICVVGCCYMKLSCNNEPCGYPMSTYVRELDNSLTYISREIACHAIETYCQKLCRGDYKDLKVHAYRAALEKILVEMDPEFKHMPIRSVKHTNDMSFERAKGDVEN, encoded by the exons atGAGTAACCAAGAAGACACTGTAAAAACAGCAGTGAATATGTGCTTAAAAgtcataaaaatgtatgaatgGCTCTTGAATCTCTATGTTTTG gaTTTCTTTGTTGACAATCATTGGATGAAACTACCAATGTCATGGCAACGATGTTTTGGAGATATGGACCCAAAAGATTtgggtgatattataaatggggaaaaaaataaatgtatattacctTTGTCTTTCTTAGCTTTGTTAAAAGCCATAACGAGTCTTAACATACCCCGAACTGgttcatacaaatatacaatacttAATCAAGAATTAGAACGCAATATAGGCCACCCTAAactaaaaaacttatatttaaaacatgttaaattaaaaaaaagacatgaaATCAGTTTAATGTCTGATTTTGTATATAGTACGGCTATAAAGAGTAAGTGCAATGCAGTACTAGATTTTGGATCTGGATTGGGACACCTAGTAAGAATACtcaactataaatataacttatcagCCGTGGGAATTGAAATGCAGACACAGTTGACGGAGGAAGCTAG AAAACTTGATTTGGAATTTGAATATACTgctaaaaaacatttaacagaTGAATGTATGACCAACCTTCTTAGACCAACACATTGCAATGTCACATTGACATCATTAGATCAGTTGTATCAGATATCATTACCAAAAAATGCTAAAAGGTATGGTTTAATTGGTCTTCATCCATGTGGAGATTTAGGTCCATTATTGATTAAACACTTTGTTAAAAGTGACAAGGTGAAGTTTATATGTGTTGTTGGTTGCTGTTACATGAAGTTATCATGCAATAATGAACCTTGTGGTTACCCAATGAGCACATATGTGAGGGAGTTAGATAATTCACTGACTTATATTAGTAGAGAGATAGCTTGCCATGCAATAGAAACATACTGTCAAAAGTTATGCAGAGGTGACTATAAAGATTTAAag gtACACGCCTACAGAGCtgctttagaaaaaatattggtGGAAATGGATCCAGAATTCAAGCATATGCCAATCAGAAGTGTGAAGCACACTAATGACATGTCATTTGAAAg GGCTAAAGGCGATGTTGAAAATTAG